A portion of the Mesobacillus sp. AQ2 genome contains these proteins:
- the resA gene encoding thiol-disulfide oxidoreductase ResA — MKKKRLITRTIILAVMALAVGYTLYANMNKDKNHKIVVGKPAPDFVLVDMEGNKHRLSEYKGQGVFLNFWATWCKPCEREMPYIENQYQQFKDQGVQVLAVDSGETELVVNRFIDRKGLSFPVMIDDGAVQAAYGINPLPITFLIDKEGNVVKSHTGELTEETVREFMEQIKP, encoded by the coding sequence ATGAAAAAAAAACGACTAATCACTCGGACAATCATTCTCGCAGTAATGGCTTTGGCTGTCGGTTATACCCTATATGCCAACATGAATAAGGATAAGAATCACAAAATCGTAGTTGGGAAACCTGCTCCAGACTTTGTCCTCGTTGATATGGAAGGCAATAAGCACAGGCTTTCTGAATATAAAGGGCAAGGGGTGTTCCTGAACTTCTGGGCAACCTGGTGCAAACCTTGCGAAAGGGAAATGCCTTATATCGAAAATCAGTACCAGCAGTTCAAGGATCAGGGTGTACAGGTGCTTGCGGTTGATTCAGGTGAAACAGAGCTGGTTGTCAACAGATTCATAGACCGAAAAGGACTGAGTTTCCCTGTCATGATAGACGATGGAGCAGTCCAGGCAGCATACGGAATCAATCCGCTTCCAATCACTTTTCTGATTGACAAAGAAGGCAATGTAGTGAAAAGTCATACCGGGGAATTAACTGAAGAAACAGTCCGTGAATTCATGGAACAGATTAAACCTTAA
- the rluB gene encoding 23S rRNA pseudouridine(2605) synthase RluB gives MERLQKVIAHAGIASRRKAEEMILEGRVKVNGSVVKELGRKVTSSDRVEVDGVQIEGEEPVYFLFYKPRGVISSVQDDKGRKVVTDFFQTIEQRIYPVGRLDFDTSGLLLLTNDGGFANLLMHPSNEIDKVYVAKVKGIPSREKLTSLARGIMLEDGKTAPARTKMLSVDKKKDTAIVEITIHEGRNRQVRRMFEAIGHPVLKLKREKYGFLTLNGLRTGEIRELTHHEVKQLRVLAMKKS, from the coding sequence ATGGAAAGACTGCAAAAAGTGATTGCTCATGCAGGAATAGCATCGAGAAGAAAAGCCGAGGAAATGATCCTCGAAGGCAGAGTCAAGGTAAATGGCAGTGTAGTCAAAGAACTTGGCCGCAAGGTGACTTCCTCTGACCGAGTCGAAGTGGATGGAGTACAAATTGAGGGTGAAGAACCGGTATATTTCTTGTTCTATAAACCTCGCGGAGTCATTTCAAGTGTCCAGGATGACAAAGGGCGAAAAGTCGTGACTGACTTTTTCCAGACCATCGAACAGCGCATATATCCTGTAGGGCGGCTGGATTTTGATACATCGGGGCTGCTTTTGTTGACGAACGACGGGGGATTCGCGAATTTGCTCATGCATCCCAGCAATGAAATTGACAAGGTTTATGTTGCAAAGGTTAAAGGGATTCCGTCGCGAGAAAAGCTGACAAGCCTGGCGCGAGGCATTATGCTCGAAGATGGCAAAACCGCACCGGCAAGAACCAAGATGCTGAGTGTGGATAAAAAGAAAGATACTGCTATTGTTGAAATCACGATTCATGAGGGTCGGAACAGGCAGGTCAGAAGAATGTTCGAGGCAATTGGCCATCCTGTATTGAAACTCAAACGCGAAAAATACGGATTCCTCACTTTGAATGGTCTGAGAACGGGGGAAATCAGGGAGCTTACACATCACGAAGTGAAACAGCTGCGTGTATTGGCAATGAAAAAATCCTGA
- a CDS encoding spore maturation protein, with protein MEIVSAISLWFIPVLIAFILIYGTYKKVPTYESFVEGGKEGIKMAVSIMPFLVGMMVAIAVFRASGALDVMVSWIRPGLEMAGIPAEIVPLALIRPISGTAALGITSDLISVHGPDSFIGTLAATLQGSTDTTFYVLTVYFGAVGIKKMGDALKVGLLADAVAIITAIIVVTLMFSK; from the coding sequence ATGGAAATTGTATCCGCAATATCACTATGGTTCATCCCTGTCTTGATCGCTTTCATCCTGATTTATGGAACGTATAAAAAAGTCCCCACATATGAAAGTTTTGTAGAAGGGGGCAAGGAAGGGATCAAAATGGCCGTCTCCATCATGCCGTTCCTGGTAGGGATGATGGTCGCAATCGCAGTCTTCAGGGCATCGGGAGCACTTGATGTGATGGTGAGCTGGATTCGTCCCGGACTGGAGATGGCAGGGATACCTGCTGAAATCGTTCCGCTCGCGCTGATCAGGCCAATTTCAGGGACAGCGGCACTAGGAATAACGAGCGACCTGATTAGTGTCCATGGACCGGATTCATTTATTGGTACCCTTGCTGCCACACTGCAGGGAAGTACGGACACTACCTTTTATGTCCTCACTGTATATTTCGGTGCGGTCGGGATCAAAAAGATGGGTGATGCTCTCAAAGTCGGCCTCCTTGCTGACGCAGTGGCAATTATAACAGCAATCATTGTTGTGACATTAATGTTTTCAAAATAA
- a CDS encoding nucleoside recognition domain-containing protein: MVNYIWVVMILIGLGFAMINGTMTEVNEAVFTGAKEAITLSIGLISILVFWLGMMRIAEDSGLLSKLSSLFKPFISRLFPEVPPSHPAMGYILSNMIANMFGLGNAATPLGIKAMEELKELNDGKNEASRSMITFLAINTASITLIPTTVIAIRMNYDSANPTDIVGPTLVATAVSAVAAVLIDRFFYYRRSKKG; this comes from the coding sequence ATGGTTAACTATATCTGGGTCGTAATGATCTTAATTGGCCTGGGATTTGCGATGATCAACGGCACAATGACAGAGGTGAACGAAGCGGTCTTTACAGGGGCGAAGGAAGCGATCACGCTGAGTATCGGCTTGATCAGCATCCTTGTTTTCTGGCTGGGCATGATGCGGATCGCTGAGGATTCAGGATTATTGTCCAAGCTTTCCAGCTTATTTAAGCCATTTATCTCCAGGCTGTTCCCGGAAGTTCCTCCAAGCCATCCTGCGATGGGCTATATCCTTTCCAACATGATCGCGAATATGTTTGGTCTTGGGAATGCGGCTACACCACTCGGAATCAAAGCAATGGAAGAACTGAAAGAGTTGAATGATGGGAAAAACGAAGCCAGCCGTTCGATGATCACCTTCCTGGCGATCAATACAGCGAGTATTACTCTCATCCCGACCACTGTAATTGCGATCAGGATGAATTATGATTCCGCAAATCCAACAGATATAGTGGGACCTACCCTTGTGGCAACTGCGGTTTCAGCAGTTGCAGCGGTACTGATTGACCGGTTCTTTTACTATAGACGGAGCAAAAAGGGGTAA
- a CDS encoding D-alanyl-D-alanine carboxypeptidase family protein — translation MKRILMKLLMIVTLLIYGIPGTVQASVSVSARSAILMEQESGRVLFEKDAHKVSRIASITKIMTAILAIESGKLDEMVKVSDRAVRAEGSSVYLKPGEKIRLEDLVYGLMLRSGNDAAVAIAEHVGGSVDGFVFMMNEKAQQIGMTDTHFANPHGLDDHENHVSTAYDMALLTRYAINNEEYKKISGTKIHRAPNPTETWDRVWKNKNRLLTEKYKYSTGGKTGYTKRAKRTLVSTAKRGDFEMIAVTLNAPDDWNDHIQMFETAFSDYDIAEILSKGKVDGIKESQYKTKVYLDHSFVYPLTSEEEELVRVEYRLKKLGKDQRDLQNQKIAGRANVFLDDKQIASLPVYYKLEEKEQKSFFDFFKNIFTSIAGVKDHG, via the coding sequence ATGAAAAGGATTTTGATGAAACTATTAATGATCGTCACTCTGTTGATATACGGCATACCCGGAACAGTCCAGGCCTCTGTTTCCGTAAGTGCCCGGAGTGCTATTTTAATGGAACAGGAATCTGGAAGGGTGTTATTCGAAAAAGATGCGCACAAGGTGAGCAGGATTGCCAGTATTACCAAAATCATGACAGCGATCCTCGCGATTGAATCGGGCAAGTTGGATGAAATGGTAAAAGTAAGTGATCGGGCAGTCCGGGCTGAGGGATCATCGGTTTATTTGAAGCCAGGTGAAAAAATCAGGCTCGAGGACCTGGTGTATGGACTGATGCTGAGATCAGGGAATGACGCAGCCGTCGCCATTGCGGAACATGTGGGTGGCAGTGTCGATGGGTTTGTATTCATGATGAATGAGAAAGCGCAGCAAATCGGAATGACAGATACTCATTTTGCCAATCCGCATGGCCTGGATGATCATGAAAATCATGTATCAACTGCATATGATATGGCGTTATTGACTCGCTATGCGATTAATAATGAGGAATACAAGAAGATTTCGGGAACTAAGATCCACCGGGCTCCAAACCCGACAGAAACCTGGGATAGGGTGTGGAAAAATAAGAACAGGCTCCTGACAGAAAAATACAAGTACAGCACAGGAGGGAAAACAGGTTATACAAAACGGGCAAAAAGGACGCTGGTATCTACTGCAAAAAGAGGCGACTTTGAAATGATCGCCGTCACTCTCAATGCACCCGATGATTGGAATGACCATATCCAGATGTTTGAAACGGCATTTTCCGATTATGATATAGCGGAAATTCTTTCGAAAGGTAAAGTGGATGGAATCAAGGAATCTCAATATAAAACCAAAGTCTATCTGGACCATTCCTTTGTTTACCCGCTTACTTCAGAAGAAGAAGAACTAGTGAGGGTTGAATATCGATTAAAAAAACTGGGGAAGGACCAGCGTGATCTGCAGAATCAGAAGATTGCCGGCCGGGCAAATGTTTTCCTTGACGATAAACAGATTGCCAGTTTGCCTGTTTATTACAAACTTGAAGAAAAAGAGCAAAAGTCATTTTTTGATTTTTTTAAAAATATTTTCACATCAATAGCAGGGGTCAAGGATCATGGTTAA
- a CDS encoding YpuI family protein yields the protein MGNTIVKTQIEEVREFLSATVVKLEGFLNGTTLEGLKQGQPADEEYYKSILSSLRKLAVYCEEGLDACKVILQAEVFSKPAAEKTLYRIYYQCIEEFFSPKNDAWYEDSRSAYTGKNAIKFRQPVAAELSDLLVSLESGFQRIREELEYYETDYRTKMLQSR from the coding sequence TTGGGGAATACAATCGTAAAAACACAAATTGAAGAAGTAAGAGAATTCCTGTCCGCTACAGTCGTTAAGCTTGAGGGCTTTCTGAATGGAACAACGCTGGAGGGCTTAAAACAGGGCCAGCCAGCTGATGAGGAATATTATAAGTCCATCCTGTCAAGTCTCCGTAAGCTTGCGGTTTATTGTGAAGAAGGGCTGGATGCCTGCAAGGTAATCCTGCAGGCCGAAGTGTTTTCAAAACCAGCAGCGGAAAAGACATTATACAGAATCTACTATCAGTGCATTGAAGAATTCTTCTCTCCAAAAAATGATGCCTGGTACGAAGACAGCCGATCCGCTTATACCGGCAAGAATGCAATCAAGTTCAGGCAGCCAGTGGCAGCTGAACTAAGCGACTTGCTCGTCAGCCTGGAAAGCGGCTTCCAGAGGATTCGTGAAGAACTTGAATACTATGAAACGGATTACCGGACAAAAATGCTTCAATCAAGATAA
- the scpB gene encoding SMC-Scp complex subunit ScpB yields the protein MGIVKWKGILESLLFAAGDEGLSLKQITSVLEVDEIQANEIIVGLQSDYDRDEQRGITIVQLAGVYQLATKKEHAVYLKKLVESPGTAHLSQAALETLAIVAYKQPITRAEIEEIRGVKTERPLHTLSSRALIKEVGRAEGTGRAILYGTTKEFLDYFGLKNINELPPLPENIEEDELQDDADLFFEKFQETMEMDQ from the coding sequence GTGGGAATTGTGAAGTGGAAAGGAATATTGGAGAGCCTGCTTTTTGCAGCTGGAGATGAAGGCTTGAGCCTTAAGCAAATCACCTCCGTGCTTGAGGTCGATGAAATCCAGGCCAATGAAATAATTGTCGGACTGCAGAGTGACTATGACCGGGATGAACAGCGCGGCATTACCATTGTCCAACTGGCAGGAGTATATCAGCTAGCTACAAAAAAAGAACATGCTGTATACCTTAAAAAGCTGGTTGAATCGCCTGGTACCGCTCATTTATCCCAGGCAGCCCTGGAAACCCTTGCGATTGTCGCATATAAACAGCCGATTACGCGCGCCGAAATCGAGGAAATCCGCGGAGTAAAAACAGAGAGGCCGCTTCATACGCTTTCTTCACGAGCCCTGATCAAGGAAGTTGGAAGGGCAGAAGGAACAGGCCGTGCCATTTTGTACGGGACAACAAAAGAATTCCTCGATTACTTCGGCTTGAAAAACATAAACGAACTTCCGCCACTGCCGGAAAATATTGAAGAAGACGAACTGCAGGATGATGCAGATCTGTTCTTCGAGAAATTCCAGGAAACAATGGAAATGGACCAATAG
- a CDS encoding segregation/condensation protein A has protein sequence MQYNVKIEAFEGPLDLLLHLINTLEIDIYDIPVAKITEQYLMYIHAMKELQLDVASEYLVMAATLLAIKSKMLLPKHEEELEDEFEYDQEDDPRNELVERLIEYKKFKEAASDLKSLEEERGLMYTKPPSDLTEYSNDSKSDNADLDISLYDMLGAFQKLLRRKKLQRPMSTKIARQEISIEKRMDEVLTFLKESGTRKKFNDLFPESDREHIVVTFLAILELIKRKEIDVEQEQNFAEIYMTSRKE, from the coding sequence ATGCAATATAATGTGAAAATCGAGGCCTTTGAGGGTCCGCTGGATTTACTTCTGCACTTAATCAATACTTTGGAGATAGATATTTACGACATACCGGTAGCGAAAATCACAGAACAATACTTAATGTATATTCATGCGATGAAGGAATTGCAGCTTGACGTGGCAAGTGAATACCTTGTGATGGCAGCAACACTTTTAGCAATCAAAAGCAAGATGCTGCTTCCGAAGCATGAAGAAGAGCTGGAAGATGAATTTGAATACGATCAGGAAGATGATCCCCGTAATGAGCTTGTCGAGAGATTGATTGAATATAAAAAATTCAAAGAGGCTGCCAGTGATTTGAAGTCACTTGAAGAGGAAAGAGGGCTTATGTACACGAAGCCTCCAAGTGATCTTACTGAGTACTCTAATGATAGTAAGAGCGATAACGCTGATCTTGATATCTCTTTATATGATATGCTGGGTGCTTTTCAGAAGCTTTTAAGAAGGAAAAAGCTCCAAAGGCCGATGTCCACCAAGATCGCGCGGCAGGAAATATCGATTGAAAAAAGAATGGACGAGGTCCTGACCTTCCTGAAAGAAAGCGGAACAAGGAAAAAATTCAATGATTTGTTCCCTGAATCTGACCGTGAGCATATTGTCGTTACGTTCCTGGCAATACTTGAGCTGATCAAGCGGAAGGAAATCGATGTCGAGCAGGAACAAAACTTTGCTGAAATTTATATGACATCAAGAAAGGAGTAA
- a CDS encoding YjcZ family sporulation protein → MSDGKGYGYGAGFALIIVLFILLIIIGAAWL, encoded by the coding sequence ATGTCTGATGGTAAAGGCTATGGCTACGGAGCAGGTTTCGCTTTAATCATCGTGCTTTTCATTTTGCTCATCATCATTGGTGCAGCGTGGTTATAA
- a CDS encoding DUF309 domain-containing protein produces MTKYPVSYIQYLAHFHGDRDYFECHEILEEYWKATDAGNKKSIWVALILLAVSNYHHRRKNFSGAIRTLGKAIELFSSDMQAIRRLGIDADLLTEFLGKRRKNLLNNVPYTSFNLPIIDAELKKLCLEECKQNGFTWGKTSDMDNPDLIHRHSTRDRTEVISERRMAQEERKSR; encoded by the coding sequence ATGACTAAGTATCCAGTTTCCTATATACAATATCTCGCCCATTTCCATGGAGACAGGGATTATTTTGAATGCCATGAAATTTTAGAGGAATATTGGAAAGCTACAGATGCTGGAAATAAAAAATCGATCTGGGTCGCACTGATTCTGCTCGCTGTTTCTAATTACCACCATCGCCGGAAAAACTTTTCAGGGGCTATTAGGACTTTAGGTAAAGCAATCGAGCTATTTTCGTCAGACATGCAGGCAATACGCCGCTTGGGAATCGACGCTGATCTGCTGACCGAATTCCTCGGCAAGAGGAGAAAAAACTTGCTCAACAATGTACCATATACAAGCTTCAATCTGCCCATAATTGACGCTGAGTTGAAAAAGCTTTGCCTTGAAGAATGCAAACAGAATGGTTTTACATGGGGAAAGACTAGTGATATGGACAATCCAGACTTGATCCACAGGCACTCAACAAGGGATCGGACCGAGGTGATCTCCGAACGCAGGATGGCTCAGGAGGAAAGAAAAAGCAGGTAA
- a CDS encoding GNAT family N-acetyltransferase, with translation MLIRYKKAFEKIAMGLLSFMPNEKDLKKLQQTMRNYETDDSWQLFLWKEGEDIIGLLGVNFAEDKMMQLLHISVNPSHRHQGIGKRMVNALQEMFPEWTAIANAETASFFEKCSQEDNSVEGSGC, from the coding sequence ATGTTAATTCGATATAAAAAGGCATTCGAAAAGATTGCAATGGGCTTGTTATCTTTCATGCCAAATGAGAAGGATTTAAAAAAACTTCAGCAGACGATGAGGAATTACGAAACAGATGATTCATGGCAGCTGTTTTTATGGAAGGAAGGTGAAGATATCATCGGGCTTTTGGGTGTTAACTTCGCTGAGGATAAAATGATGCAGCTTCTCCACATATCTGTGAATCCATCCCATCGTCATCAGGGAATTGGGAAACGCATGGTCAATGCATTGCAGGAGATGTTTCCGGAATGGACGGCAATCGCAAATGCTGAGACGGCATCCTTTTTTGAAAAATGCAGCCAGGAAGATAATAGTGTTGAAGGCAGTGGATGTTAA
- the lysA gene encoding diaminopimelate decarboxylase, whose protein sequence is MEFHGTAKTNRLGHLEIGGVDTVQLAEKYGTPLYVYDVALIRERAKAFKRTFENAGITAQVAYASKAFSTVAMVQLAAEEGLSLDVVSGGELYTALAAGFPTEKIHFHGNNKSYEELVMAIEHNIGCIVVDNFYELDMLKDICKEKNTPTKVLLRVTPGIEAHTHDYILTGQEDSKFGFDLQNGQADEAMRISLEEKLIDVLGLHCHIGSQIFETTGFILAAQKIFEKLHQWKNELSFESTVLNLGGGFGIRYTDEDDPIPAAQYVEEIIAEVKKQASRYSMKTPEIWIEPGRSLVGDAGTTLYRIGSRKDVPNVRKYVAVDGGMSDNIRPALYQAKYEAVLANRVMDKPEETVSIAGKCCESGDMLIWDLPLPKTGNHDILAVFCTGAYGYSMANNYNRLPRPAVVFLENSKDTLVVRRETYEDMVKLDLPLKEKVNS, encoded by the coding sequence ATGGAATTTCATGGAACGGCAAAAACTAACCGACTGGGACATTTGGAGATAGGCGGTGTAGATACAGTCCAATTGGCTGAAAAATATGGGACCCCGCTATATGTTTATGATGTAGCTTTAATCCGGGAACGGGCAAAAGCTTTTAAAAGAACTTTTGAAAATGCTGGAATCACCGCACAAGTAGCATATGCCAGCAAAGCTTTTTCAACGGTGGCGATGGTTCAATTGGCCGCTGAGGAAGGTCTCTCGCTTGATGTTGTTTCTGGCGGGGAGCTGTACACGGCACTTGCAGCCGGATTTCCAACAGAAAAAATCCACTTTCATGGAAATAATAAAAGCTATGAAGAGCTGGTCATGGCTATAGAGCACAATATTGGCTGCATTGTGGTTGATAATTTTTATGAACTTGACATGCTGAAGGATATTTGCAAGGAAAAGAACACGCCCACCAAGGTTTTATTAAGAGTTACACCTGGAATTGAAGCACATACTCATGATTATATTTTAACAGGCCAGGAAGACTCTAAATTTGGCTTCGATTTACAGAATGGACAGGCTGACGAGGCGATGCGCATTTCCCTGGAAGAAAAACTGATCGATGTGCTGGGATTGCATTGCCACATAGGTTCACAAATTTTTGAAACGACAGGATTCATCCTAGCTGCCCAAAAAATCTTTGAAAAATTGCATCAATGGAAGAATGAATTGTCCTTCGAATCCACTGTCCTTAATCTTGGCGGTGGTTTTGGGATTCGTTATACAGATGAAGATGATCCGATTCCAGCAGCGCAATATGTGGAAGAAATAATTGCTGAGGTGAAAAAGCAGGCTTCCCGATATTCAATGAAAACGCCTGAAATCTGGATCGAGCCGGGACGTTCGCTTGTAGGAGATGCTGGTACTACACTTTACCGCATAGGCTCCAGGAAGGATGTTCCAAATGTCCGCAAGTATGTCGCGGTTGACGGCGGGATGAGTGACAATATCCGGCCAGCTTTGTATCAGGCTAAGTACGAAGCAGTCCTTGCAAATAGAGTAATGGATAAACCTGAGGAGACGGTTTCGATCGCCGGGAAATGCTGTGAATCAGGGGATATGCTAATCTGGGACCTTCCGCTGCCAAAGACTGGCAACCACGACATCCTCGCAGTATTTTGTACGGGAGCATACGGCTATTCAATGGCAAACAACTATAACCGCCTTCCAAGGCCTGCAGTCGTATTTCTTGAAAATTCAAAAGATACGCTGGTTGTCCGCCGTGAAACATACGAGGATATGGTGAAATTAGACCTTCCGCTTAAAGAAAAGGTTAACAGTTAA
- a CDS encoding spore germination protein, protein MPKKNDKQPIPLSLDEAEKYMKEKVGLGDSFDLGVRKLKILKKDVHFYYVNGLCDTSFIVHIVEELVDINDNEKLSTHLQAIVENRITHQSVEKIKTMDELVDQVLSGLIVIVVEGEASGLVVDVRSYPGRQPQEPDTEKVVRGSRDGFVENIIVNTALTRRRIRDENLRFEMMKIGERSKADVALGYIKDIANPGMIEVIKKELNSIKIDGITMADKTIEEFLVKQGYNPYPLVRYTERADVAATHLLEGHILIYVDTSPSVIITPTTYFHHLQHAEEYRQSPAVGTMVRWVRFLGVLASLLLLPLWYLFVQNPDLLPEKISFIGPNEKSNIPVFLQIMMADGGIEFLRMAAIHTPTPLSTAMGLIAAVLIGQIAIDVGMFVPEVILYVAVAAIGTYATPSYELSVANKIGRVFLLIVTAIFHVPGFMIGTTIWLLFLAHIKSLNTPYLWPFIPFHPVAFMQILIRRTVPGSKIRPSIVHARNRFKQPSNS, encoded by the coding sequence ATGCCAAAGAAGAATGACAAACAGCCAATCCCGCTATCGTTGGACGAAGCTGAAAAGTACATGAAAGAGAAGGTTGGCCTGGGGGATAGTTTTGATCTGGGTGTCAGGAAGCTGAAAATCCTGAAAAAGGATGTTCACTTTTACTATGTAAATGGGTTGTGTGATACTAGCTTCATCGTACATATCGTTGAAGAGTTGGTGGATATCAATGATAATGAAAAACTTTCGACCCATTTGCAGGCTATTGTAGAAAACAGGATAACCCATCAATCTGTTGAAAAAATCAAAACAATGGATGAGCTCGTCGACCAGGTCCTTTCAGGTCTTATTGTCATCGTAGTGGAAGGGGAAGCGTCCGGATTAGTTGTGGACGTACGGAGCTATCCGGGAAGGCAGCCTCAGGAGCCAGATACTGAAAAAGTAGTGCGCGGGTCACGTGATGGCTTTGTCGAAAATATCATCGTCAATACGGCGTTGACCCGACGAAGAATCAGGGATGAGAATCTTCGTTTTGAGATGATGAAGATAGGCGAAAGGTCTAAGGCGGATGTTGCCCTTGGCTATATTAAAGATATTGCAAATCCAGGAATGATTGAGGTCATCAAAAAAGAACTTAATTCGATAAAAATCGATGGAATCACGATGGCCGATAAAACAATTGAAGAATTTTTGGTCAAGCAAGGATATAATCCATATCCGCTCGTCAGGTACACAGAACGTGCCGACGTCGCCGCTACCCACTTGCTAGAAGGACATATCCTTATATATGTTGACACTTCCCCAAGTGTCATCATCACACCAACGACCTATTTCCATCATCTTCAGCATGCTGAAGAGTACAGGCAGTCACCGGCGGTCGGAACAATGGTCCGATGGGTACGATTCCTGGGGGTCCTTGCCTCACTGCTGCTTTTGCCTTTATGGTATTTATTTGTGCAGAACCCTGACTTGCTCCCTGAAAAAATATCTTTCATTGGACCCAATGAAAAATCCAATATACCGGTCTTCCTGCAAATCATGATGGCGGATGGCGGCATCGAGTTCCTGAGGATGGCGGCCATCCATACACCGACACCGCTCTCTACAGCGATGGGTTTGATCGCTGCCGTCCTGATTGGACAAATCGCCATCGATGTTGGAATGTTCGTGCCTGAAGTCATACTTTATGTCGCTGTGGCTGCAATCGGTACTTATGCGACGCCAAGTTATGAATTGAGTGTAGCAAACAAAATAGGAAGAGTATTTTTGCTGATTGTAACTGCCATATTCCATGTCCCAGGGTTTATGATTGGTACAACCATTTGGCTGTTGTTTCTGGCACATATAAAATCATTGAACACTCCATATCTGTGGCCATTTATTCCTTTCCATCCTGTTGCTTTTATGCAGATTCTGATTAGAAGGACCGTTCCTGGCTCAAAAATCCGTCCAAGTATTGTGCATGCAAGGAATCGCTTCAAACAGCCTTCGAACTCTTGA
- a CDS encoding stage V sporulation protein AE, with product MAEKRKVILITDGDDYARRAVERVAADIGGRCISLSHGNPSVLSGPHLVKLIKKATKDPVLVMFDDSGFLGEGAGEKALKYVAEHEDIQVLGVIAVASKTHMEEWSRVDFCIDRDGELTPYGVDKHGLPELEMGRINGDTVYCLDTLDVPLIIGIGDIGKMARRDHYKIGSPITKKAVEIILERSGFYAKEE from the coding sequence ATGGCCGAAAAAAGGAAGGTAATCCTAATTACAGATGGTGATGACTATGCACGGCGAGCTGTTGAGCGTGTTGCTGCCGATATTGGCGGACGGTGCATCTCTCTTTCTCACGGGAACCCTTCCGTCCTTTCTGGGCCCCACCTTGTTAAGTTAATCAAAAAAGCCACAAAGGATCCGGTGTTGGTCATGTTTGATGATAGTGGTTTTCTTGGAGAAGGAGCAGGAGAAAAGGCACTGAAATACGTAGCTGAGCATGAGGACATCCAGGTTCTCGGCGTTATCGCGGTTGCCTCGAAAACGCATATGGAAGAATGGAGCCGGGTGGATTTCTGCATCGACCGGGATGGTGAACTCACTCCCTATGGTGTCGATAAACATGGCCTTCCAGAGTTGGAAATGGGAAGGATCAATGGTGATACAGTTTATTGTCTGGACACGCTTGATGTCCCGTTGATCATCGGGATAGGTGATATCGGCAAAATGGCCAGGCGTGACCATTATAAAATAGGATCACCCATCACGAAGAAAGCAGTGGAAATCATCCTTGAAAGGAGCGGATTCTATGCCAAAGAAGAATGA
- a CDS encoding stage V sporulation protein AB → MTINILFIILIGLASGLAVGSGFVAFLSVLGVIPRLTQLTKTMKLISWYEWAVVLGALLGTAGSLRDPVLSFSPYVTIPLGLAGGIFVGMLAAALTEVLNVLPILAKRVRVDDKLETLLMAIVLGKVFGSLFHWIYFVGQ, encoded by the coding sequence ATGACGATTAACATCTTGTTCATTATCCTTATTGGGCTGGCTAGCGGGCTTGCAGTAGGATCGGGTTTTGTAGCATTCTTATCGGTTCTGGGCGTGATTCCCAGGCTGACCCAGCTCACAAAGACAATGAAGCTGATTTCCTGGTATGAATGGGCTGTTGTCCTCGGTGCTTTGCTGGGAACTGCGGGAAGTTTGAGGGATCCCGTATTGAGCTTTTCTCCATACGTCACCATTCCTCTTGGACTCGCTGGCGGCATATTTGTCGGGATGCTGGCAGCTGCGTTAACAGAAGTATTGAATGTACTGCCTATCCTGGCAAAAAGGGTGAGGGTTGATGACAAGCTTGAAACATTGCTGATGGCCATTGTGCTCGGAAAAGTATTCGGGTCATTGTTTCACTGGATTTATTTTGTAGGGCAATAA